One Mycobacteroides abscessus ATCC 19977 genomic window carries:
- a CDS encoding DUF5302 domain-containing protein, whose protein sequence is MTDSKGSGDSAADEAKRKFREALDRKNSKAGSAADHKDTGSKPTHAHGRAGSHREFRRKSG, encoded by the coding sequence ATGACCGATTCGAAGGGGAGCGGCGACTCGGCCGCGGACGAGGCCAAGCGCAAGTTCCGCGAGGCACTTGACCGCAAGAACAGCAAGGCCGGCTCCGCTGCCGACCACAAGGACACCGGAAGCAAGCCGACCCATGCGCATGGCAGGGCCGGCTCGCATCGCGAATTCCGTCGGAAGAGCGGCTAG
- a CDS encoding acyltransferase family protein has protein sequence MTMTLGLPTADEVGAATPATRDRALDVIRIVSLAGVVLGHTIMAVSTIDNGVLLWGNLLNGRPVFQALTWVFQIMPLFFFAGVAASVGSWKPGTSWGSWLMHRCTRLYRPVFYYLGFWAVALLILRQILPLHVYEPVAGVSTQLLWFLGAYVLVLAAIPLLARITTTRAMFTALAAVYLGIAAIDVLRLGLDAPKGIGYVNFVVWLLPAVLGVGYRRQLITQRAALVLAATVFAINVALVTFGPYTISLVGVAGQKVPNMIPPSLVLAGHAIILSALASAAMPAINRWAQRPRVWWAVAIGNSGAMTLYLWHMPALLGMHLAFDFLGFDRYDTTAPDFIALSVLQVATMMLLVTGLFLALRPLENNPLPGWDGGYIARPGARSAAAGTALMLAGGFTLASVVWGLKGFGLVCWVVVLAGLILARVLANRTKI, from the coding sequence ACGATGACTCTGGGTTTACCCACCGCCGACGAGGTGGGTGCCGCCACCCCCGCAACGCGCGACCGCGCACTCGACGTGATCCGGATCGTCTCGCTGGCCGGCGTGGTTCTTGGGCACACCATCATGGCGGTGAGCACGATCGACAATGGTGTGCTGCTGTGGGGCAACCTACTCAACGGACGCCCGGTTTTCCAGGCGCTGACCTGGGTTTTCCAGATCATGCCGTTGTTCTTTTTCGCCGGTGTCGCCGCCAGCGTGGGGTCCTGGAAGCCCGGCACCAGCTGGGGATCATGGCTCATGCATCGCTGCACCCGGCTATACCGCCCGGTTTTCTACTACCTGGGTTTCTGGGCGGTGGCGCTGCTGATTCTTCGGCAGATCCTGCCGCTGCACGTGTACGAGCCGGTCGCCGGTGTGAGCACGCAGCTGCTGTGGTTCCTGGGCGCCTATGTGCTGGTGCTGGCCGCGATTCCGCTGCTCGCCAGGATCACGACGACCCGCGCCATGTTCACCGCGCTGGCGGCGGTCTACCTGGGCATCGCGGCCATCGACGTGCTGCGGTTGGGACTGGACGCGCCCAAGGGCATCGGATACGTGAACTTTGTGGTGTGGCTGCTGCCGGCGGTTTTGGGCGTGGGGTACCGCCGTCAGCTGATCACCCAGAGAGCGGCCTTGGTGCTGGCGGCAACGGTGTTCGCGATCAACGTCGCGCTGGTGACGTTCGGCCCGTACACCATCAGTTTGGTTGGCGTGGCCGGACAGAAAGTGCCGAACATGATTCCGCCGTCACTGGTGCTGGCCGGGCACGCAATCATCCTGTCCGCCCTTGCCAGCGCGGCGATGCCGGCCATCAATCGGTGGGCGCAGCGCCCTCGGGTGTGGTGGGCCGTGGCGATCGGCAACTCGGGTGCGATGACGCTCTACCTGTGGCATATGCCCGCGCTACTGGGCATGCATCTGGCCTTCGATTTCCTCGGATTCGACCGATATGACACCACCGCACCGGATTTCATCGCGCTATCGGTGCTGCAGGTCGCGACGATGATGCTGCTGGTGACCGGTCTGTTCCTGGCCTTGCGACCGCTGGAGAACAATCCGCTGCCCGGTTGGGACGGCGGCTACATCGCACGTCCTGGGGCACGCAGTGCGGCGGCCGGGACGGCCCTGATGCTCGCCGGCGGGTTCACCTTGGCCTCAGTGGTTTGGGGGCTCAAGGGCTTTGGTCTGGTGTGCTGGGTGGTCGTGCTCGCCGGGCTGATCCTCGCCCGGGTGTTGGCCAATCGGACGAAGATCTAG